A part of Leishmania braziliensis MHOM/BR/75/M2904 complete genome, chromosome 30 genomic DNA contains:
- a CDS encoding putative 3-hydroxy-3-methylglutaryl-CoA reductase, with protein MRRSILLACSAAKGGNWASMSDAEIMKQVEDKKIAFYGLEQALAPDYDRAIAIRRDIVKKKMCPSSAATHPLERVPYKNYDWGNVVGQNCENILGYVPVPVGLAGPLLLDGKEVGLPMATTEGALVASTHRGARAINLSGGCRTAVLKEGMTRAPVVEVSSFDEAIALVKFCEERFDMLKEAFESTTRFGKLQSIKCAMAGRQVHMRFSAFTGDAMGMNMITKGCDKALRVLQQHIPSMRVLALSGNFCTDKKPSAVNWVEGRGKSVVAEAVIKRCVVEGVLKCTVDSVVSLNVTKNLRGSALAGSIGGFNAHAANIVAALYIATGQDPAQVVESATCMTTIDKVGEDLMISLTMPSIEVGAVGGGTGLSSQSAMLELMGCAGANKEDPGANSRQIARVVAGAVICGELSLMAGLAAGHLLSAHMKLNRKPSSQ; from the coding sequence ATGCGTCGCTCTATCCTGCTTGCCTGCTCCGCCGCCAAGGGGGGGAACTGGGCATCCATGTCCGATGCAGAGATCATGAAACAGGTGGAAGATAAGAAGATTGCATTTTACGGTCTTGAACAGGCACTTGCCCCCGACTACGAccgcgccatcgccatcCGTCGTGATATTGTCAAGAAAAAGATGTGCCCATCCTCTGCTGCCACACATCCGTTGGAGAGGGTGCCTTACAAGAACTACGACTGGGGCAACGTTGTGGGCCAGAACTGCGAAAACATTCTCGGCTATGTTCCAGTACCGGTGGGATTGGCTGGTCCGCTGCTGTTGGATGGAAAGGAGGTGGGACTACCGATGGCGACGACGGAGGGTGCACTGGTCGCGAGTACGCACCGTGGCGCGCGTGCCATCAACCTGAGCGGTGGCTGCCGGACGGCAGTACTGAAGGAAGGCATGACGCGTGCCCCCGTAGTGGAGGTAAGCTCCTTCGACGAGGCCATCGCCTTGGTCAAGTTCTGTGAGGAGCGGTTCGACATGCTAAAGGAGGCCTTCGAGTCGACTACCCGCTTTGGAAAGCTGCAGAGCATCAAGTGTGCCATGGCGGGTCGTCAGGTGCATAtgcgcttctctgcctttACTGGGGATGCGATGGGCATGAACATGATCACGAAGGGCTGCGACAAGGCGCTGCGGGtgttgcagcagcacattCCCTCCATGCGGGTGCTGGCTTTGTCGGGTAACTTTTGCACTGACAAGAAGCCGTCCGCAGTGAACTGGGTGGAGGGACGCGGAAAGTCGGTTGTGGCGGAGGCCGTCATCAAGCGTTGTGTGGTCGAAGGCGTTCTCAAGTGCACCGTTGACAGCGTTGTGTCGCTGAATGTGACAAAGAACCTGCGCGGCTCTGCACTTGCTGGGTCCATCGGCGGTTTCAACGCACATGCCGCCAACATCGTGGCCGCGCTCTACATCGCAACTGGTCAAGACCCCGCGCAGGTAGTGGAGTCCGCAACGTGTATGACGACGATTGACAAGGTGGGTGAGGATCTCATGATCAGCCTGACGATGCCGAGCATCGAGGTTGGCGCCGTTGGCGGTGGCACAGGCTTGTCATCGCAGAGCGCCATGCTGGAGCTGATGGGGTGCGCGGGTGCTAACAAAGAAGACCCGGGTGCCAATTCCCGCCAGATTGCACGCGTCGTTGCAGGCGCAGTCATTTGCGGGGAGCTGTCCCTCATGGCCGGCCTTGCCGCTGGTCACTTGCTGAGTGCCCACATGAAGCTGAATCGAAAGCCCTCGAGTCAGTAA
- a CDS encoding TATE DNA transposons: protein MYSCICFYGFLLYLCPFISSPNVYSNHTKWSSCGQRRKNDYIFRNVSPDTYSNLCDKSARFPLSSDSPTSEMSDKRLTEKELDEYLELFVAEEATKMTAELTRKLYREGGMTDADFHFACKGMTKSLLRSVGAADPTTKNIKKEVMDAQKLFANKEIQQVLDVEERWEEIWDNIEASKNPLEGYKVKMEAAIVAKQMTPVIAITTATLLGLTGPRAQKATADQRIAAWLAMFVDEPMTSRLLAYNTQIAQTSAGGMRQWRKVLTRVEVPLVPETDRLEHLNRITFEKAHSESQAGPRTVEGSGVHRKHPCDTYRAPNRDGSDILEGGAPYAPILGADGTQIGALDMAGFEALSGLTEENLLKMKDLLSQCLKEQKFGQRIPRNSQSQHDYQNSNDYTYGPAKHNGRGTGQRNGYRGNAGDNRRKFFRGGEAQDGSKNTPDGATADVSQEATAHKRQTTFGIARSFAKEMWGGGMREGKTSNIELDVIYKAYLPKKRIVPSDTMVHLDWKRAQQLKAKVHRHGVVYFPIFIMKHWIAGLLEKGTRDSAEIQLSILDSAPSPIVEDKLRKHFKMVWPALRLVNKFSPRQERYSDDCGLYMSAVFFGTHLDIQIDHSHDMAKCMRRLMYAASKHHPPREYFLEKMRKILTNHPVSRKDFFYNEIERRPWLKKTTVNREDTFHLGGGERRATKSTNPKRDSRRANQPKARAPQPPPRQKKKEETVRTKMDRAERTKRTPQTPVPASKAPSRKRPERSAMDAPLPRRKAARNSDRRTPASSSGRSATGRNGDKTRSLNSSEFPSEDEDLPVIDLPRRKKNSVTRTPEHAPNDATVSSEGIIPTNVSPHVQHGKCISEWTEITLAEANKHARKVYEAVLDHLWAATALARVGDGVAHGLTDTAVGQQRVRHKLTPLQPYSVQEMLKLLRKKIHMVDASPTDPNGVILREEYRSEEVTLDSSIDELYLVRGPSLPTLYDVIKGYRFLLGACLREAPADVNGGRYPSHYVLTKDASEATVGVYVPATWTHYQSSKRQRAPRHASRYIPLPRSAASEAHQDPSDGQRPRLVKRKRWPGDGAGRDPLQEDEEDGATYRTPGNQKGDGYADVDANISAEAMRALESLRSNPLNMQGRPLSKNEEAEVCPRNWFLFAAKPPHISQLAWNLVRPDTRAHHLRWLTRIKSMNSEQMLMRFPAACIDLILSTARARKWKWATTAKAFAAVAGALRDLPLYSTQTRGIRLQDDPEWRSAFGTVQRYMKESVPDAPPFVSRQQVERISKRLRLGHPRAALFLAMMWGFAARACDISTLRAKDVTLFPGTSTDTYVKVTLTIRKGKGAKTRGPYPIPSMLTRDLAATLQEMLVEKKPSEELFSPHVEELRALIAQEVRTEMRGAQLPSIRKGALRCMAEAGVPLKDLMMISGHAKQATLLRYLGYGQQPTVEAETARDNAGRALFQTLEAAASVFRFRSQESSCANLGIAPQEVSAMVDQMSGFIQVLTERPALVKQWPLHLKRNTPLDMDTVLAMPTKRASTKRFLQRIQCFLDPSFYDGLRTSRTIKKCALTAAEIQQAVEMGKFEPCPISDIGSQVQLPEGMHGVNVFTVPELKGRRRLITEPLLNRVIPKHHVPRVHYDTRLGRRQRLRYARYMLQIDFEAYYDAIPIAATLRNKFVFRARHDGRYYRLRTLPTGARWSVAVGQAVTWTIVDIDTPVTITTLIDNILVAAREGQEREFVLAVRTVVARIKAANLMTSPNRDELEAMSDEEILQLASANTVFLGEEYTWNGRERLIRNSVKTVAKLKLALQKTSHTIRSLASLISLIFFALHTTQMNPARAFKLLRAYRGLYRLTFRGYDWDDAVPYIDSSVARSLQEIGGALVQNPWWKISDERHPTTDEATYDAVAFTDASLEGWGAVLHLRDAGATEMWTYRQRWTEDLERQLGGDDGEAERVLEKLRQYQLRRRVRSGGRFEDPDLQADRFQARYSAHAEPRAAQLMLRHLVEHHRVPNGARIALATDHRAIVIAQKHLNGFGGIGRGYALNKLFEYTYDLWYNRGIDVVFFYVEGARNPADAYSRHFGVDATGSLEVHRVEPFGVPFLRHTWCPLCEERRREEGGEI from the exons atgTACTCTTGCATCTGTTTCTATGGATTCCTACTTTACCTTTGTCCctttatctcttctccaaatgtatatagtaatcacactaagtggagttcatgcggccagcgacggaaaaacgACTACATATTCAGAAACGTTTCTCCAGACACATACTCGAATCTCTGTGACAAAAGCGCAcgttttcccctttcctccgaCTCACCTACATCGGAAATGTCCGACAAACGACTAACCGAGAAAGAGCTGGATGAGTACCTCGAATTATTCGTCGCAGAGGAGGCTACAAAGATGACGGCAGAACTCACAAGAAAATTATACCGCGAAGGCGGTATGACAGATGCCGATTTTCATTTCGCCTGTAAGGGTATGACAAAATCACTACTGAGGAgtgttggcgcagcagatcCCACAACAAAAAATATCAAGAAGGAAGTGATGGACGCCCAAAAGTTGTTCGCAAACAAAGAAATCCAACAAGTGCTGGACGTGGAAGAAAGGTGGGAAGAAATATGGGATAACATAGAAGCCTCAAAAAACCCACTGGAGGGATACAAAGTCAAAATGGAGGCAGCAATCGTAGCGAAACAAATGACACCCGTTATTGCCATCACTACCGCGACTCTGCTGGGCTTGACGGGACCACGGGCACAAAAAGCCACCGCCGACCAACGTATTGCAGCATGGTTGGCCATGTTTGTGGACGAGCCCATGACGTCACGTTTACTCGCATACAACACGCAAATCGCACAAACCAGTGCAGGAGGAATGCGGCAATGGAGAAAAGTTTTGACACGGGTCGAAGTGCCTTTGGTTCCCGAAACGGACAGGTTAGAGCACCTCAACCGCATCACTTTCGAAAAGGCACACAGCGAAAGTCAAGCAGGACCAAGAACAGTTGAGGGCAGCGGAGTGCACCGAAAACATCCGTGTGATACCTACCGGGCTCCGAACAGAGACGGGTCAGATATCCTagaaggaggcgcgccaTACGCGCCAATTCTCGGAGCCGACGGGACACAGATCGGAGCACTGGACATGGCAGGATTCGAAGCACTCTCGGGACTCACTGAAGAAAACCTACTAAAAATGAAAGACTTGCTTTCACAATGCCTGAAAGAACAAAAATTCGGACAGCGGATTCCGAGGAATAGCCAGAGCCAGCACGATTACCAAAATTCAAACGACTATACCTATGGTCCGGCAAAACACAACGGAAGAGGCACAGGCCAACGAAACGGTTACCGAGGAAACGCCGGAGACAACCGACGTAAGTTTTtccgcggaggcgaggcacaGGACGGGTCAAAAAAC ACGCCCGACGGAGCCACAGCCGACGTTTCGCAGGAGGCCACCGCACACAAGAGGCAAACCACATTCGGTATCGCAAGGTCATTTGCAAAAGAAATGTGGGGCGGTGGCATGCGCGAGGGGAAAACATCGAACATCGAACTCGATGTGATCTACAAAGCGTACCTCCCTAAGAAACGGATCGTTCCGTCGGACACGATGGTGCACCTTGATTGGAAACGCGCGCAGCAACTCAAGGCAAaggtgcaccgtcacggcgtgGTTTATTTCCCAATCTTCATTATGAAGCACTGGATCGCAGGGCTtttggagaaagggacgcgGGACTCAGCAGAAATACAGCTGAGCATCCTGgactccgcaccttctcccatagTAGAAGATAAGCTGCGTAAGCACTTCAAAATGGTCTGGCCGGCTTTGCGTTTGGTGAATAAATTTTCACCACGTCAGGAACGCTAtagcgacgactgcggttTGTACATGTCTGCCGTATTTTTCGGCACGCATCTGGACATACAAATCGACCATAGCCACGACATGGCaaagtgcatgcggcgcctgatgtacgcggcgtcgaaacaccacccgccacgcgAATATTTCCTCgagaaaatgaggaaaattCTGACGAACCACCCGGTGTCACGGAAGGATTTCTTTTACAACGAAATCGAGCGCAGGCCGTGGTTGAAGAAAACCACGGTGAACCGTGAAGACACTTTCCACTTgggtggaggcgagaggCGCGCAACGAAATCCACGAACCCGAAACGGGATTCCAGGCGCGCAAACCAGCCGAAAGCACGTGCTCCacagccacctcctcggcaaaagaaaaaggaggaaacggtgCGCACAAAGATGGACCGGGCTgagcgcacaaagcgcacgccacagacgcctgtACCCGCGTCAAAAGCACCTTCCCGTAAACGTCCCGAGAGATCCGCAATGGATGCTCCACTCCCACGGCGAAAAGCCGCGAGGAACAGTGACAGGAGAACACCAGCGAGTTCCTCAGGTAGATCCGCAACAGGTAGGAATGGAGACAAAACACGCTCTCTAAACTCGAGCGAATTTCCATCCGAGGATGAGGATCTGCCGGTGATCGACCTCCCgcggaggaagaaaaactccGTCACGCGTACGCCTGAGCATGCGCCAAACGACGCCACGGTGAGCTCAGAAGGCATTATCCCGACGAACGTGTCACCACACGTTCAGCATGGGAAATGCATTTCTGAGTGGACAGAAATCAccctcgcggaggcgaacaAACATGCCAGAAAGGTGTACGAAGCAGTCCTGGATCACCTgtgggctgcgacggctctggcgcgagtcggcgatggtgtggcacacggtctgaccgacacagcggtgggacagcaacgcgtgaggcacaagctgacaccactgcagccttaCAGCGTCcaagagatgctgaagcttctCCGAAAGAAGATCCACATGGTCGATGCCTCACCGACCGACCCGAATGGGGTGATTCTTCGAGAAGAATAccgaagcgaggaggtgaccctCGACTCCTCAATCGACGAACTGTACCTTGTCCGTGGACCGTCGTTACCGACATTATACGACGTGATTAAAGGATACAGGTTTCTGCTTGGCGCATGTCTCCGTGAGGCGCCGGCAGATGTGAATGGCGGGCGCTATCCGAGCCATTACGTTCTCACAAAGGACGCCTCGGAGGCAACGGTGGGAGTCTACGTTccagcgacgtggacgcaCTACCAATCGTCGAAGAGACAGCGTGCCCCACGTCACGCGTCACGATacattcctcttccgcgaagtgcggcatcagaggcacaccaggaTCCGTCCGATGGCCAACGGCCGCGCctggtgaagagaaaaagatggccaggcgacggcgccggaagGGACCCACtccaagaggacgaggaggacggcgcgaCGTACAGGACTCCAGGAAACCAGAAGGGTGATGGATatgcggacgtcgacgcgaacatctcggcagaggcaatgcgcgctctcgaaagcctccgctccaatcctttaaacatgcagggcaggcctctttcaaaaaacgaagaggcagaggtctgcccgagaaactggttcctcttcgccgcgaaacCGCCACACATCTCACAGCTCGCATGGAACTTGGTGAGGCccgacactcgcgcacaccacttgcgatggttgacgcgaatcaagtcgatgaactcggaacagatgctcatgcgctttccggcggcatgcatcgacttgattctgTCGACCGCAAGGGCCCGCAAATGGAAGTGGGCAACCACCGcgaaggcctttgccgcggtagcgggtgcgctgcgcgacctgccgctctactcgacgcagacgcggggtattcgccttcaggacgatcccgagtggcgaagcgcttttggcacggtgcagcgttacatgaaggagtcggtgccggatgcgcctcccttcGTTTCGCGTCAACAGGTCGAGAGGATCTCCAAACGGCTCCGGTTAGGCCAtccacgcgccgcgctgttcctcgccatgATGTGGGGATTCGCAGCACGAGCGTGCGACATTTCCACGCTCCGAGCAAAGGACGTGACGCTGTTCCCGGGTACATCGACGGATACATACGTGaaggtcacgctgacgatccgcaagggaaagggtgccaaaACACGTGGCCCATACCCGATCCCATCGATGCTAACGAGGGacctcgcagcgacgctgcaggagatgctggtcgAGAAAAAACCATCCGAGGAGCTTTTCtcaccacacgtggaggagctgcgggcgctgatcgcccaggaggtgcgaacagagatgcgaggtgcacagctgccctcgatccGAAAAGGCGCGCTCCGTTgtatggcggaagcgggtgtcccGTTGAAAGACCTGATGATGATTTccgggcacgcgaagcaggccacgctactgcgctatcttgggtatggccagcagcctacggtggaggccgagaccgcaagggacaacgccggaagagcgctattccagaccctc gaggctgcggcatccgtgttccgtttccgatcgcaagagtcatcgtgcgcgaatctcggaatcgcaccacaggaggtgtcggccatggtggaccagatgtccggtttcatccaagtgctgacggagcgaccggcactcgtgaagcagtggccgttgcacctgaaacggaacacaccactggacatggataccgtgctggcgatgccgacaaaacgcgcctcaacgaagcggtttctccagcgaatccagtgctttctggatccctccttctacgatGGGTTGCGGACCTCACGGACCATCAAAAAGTGTGCGCTCACAGCGGCAGAAATCCAACAGGcggtcgagatgggcaagttcGAACCATGCCcgatcagcgacatcggctcccaggtgcaattgccagagggcatgcacggcgtgaacgtcttcacggtgccggagctgaaaggacgacgacgcctcatcacggagcccctgctgaaccgcgtgatccccaaacatcacgtcccgcgcgtccactacgacacgcgcctcggaagacgacagcggctgcgatacgcccgttacatgctacagatcgacttcgaagcttattacgacgctatcccgatcgcggcgacactccgtaacaagttcgtttttcgagccaggcatgacgggcgatactaccgtcttcgtactctcccgaccggcgcgcggtggagcgttgccgtcggccaggcggtgacgtggacgattgtggacatcgacacgcccgtcaccatcaccacgctcatcgacaacattctcgtggccgcacgcgaaggccaggagcgtgagtttgtgctcgcggtgcgcacggtcgtcgcacgcatcaaggcggcgaacctgatgacgtcacccaaccgggacgagctggaggcgatgtcggacgaggaaatcctgcagctggcgagtgccaacacCGTTTTCCTCGGCGAGGAATACACATGGAATGGCCGTGAGCGTCTGAtccgcaactcggtgaagacggtggcgaagctgaagcttgcgctccaaaagaccagccacaccatacgcagtctggcctcgctcatctcgctgatcttcttcgcgctccacaccacgcaaatgaaccccgcacgggcattcaagctgctgagagcctacCGAGGCCTATACCGGCTGACGTTCCGCGGGTACGACTGGGACGACGCGGTTCCTTACATagactcctccgtggcgcggtcgctgcaggagatcggcggcgcactggtgcagaatccgtggtggaaaatctcggacgagagacacccaacgacggatgaggcgacctatgacgcggtggccttcaccgacgcgtcgctggagggctggggtgctgtgcttcacctccgcgacgcgggcgccacagaaatgtggacctatcggcagcgctggaccgaggacctggaacggcaactcggcggcgacgacggcgaggcggaacgcgtcctcgaaaaactgcgccagtaccagctgcgtcgccgcgtccgcTCGGGTGGCCGGTTCGAGGACCCAGACCTGCAGGCAgaccgcttccaggcgcggtactcggcacacgcggaaccacgcgcggctcaactaatgctgcgacacctggtggagcaccacagggttcccaacggagcgcgaatcgcgcttgccacggaccaccgtgcgattgtcattgcgcagaaacacctgaacggtttcggcggcattggcagaggctaCGCCTTGAACAAACTTTTCGAGTACACCTACGACCTCTGGTACAACAGAGGGATCGACGTAGTCTTTTTCTACGTAGAGGGTGCGCGGAATCCGGCGGACGCCTACTCGCGACACTTCGGGGTGGACGCGACAGGATCGCTGGAGGTTCACCGAGTTGAACCGTTTggcgtgccgttcctccggcacaCGTGGTGTCCGCTatgcgaagagcggcgccgcgaggagggcggcgagatatga